The Paenibacillus mucilaginosus 3016 genome includes the window GGCGAGCAGCAGCGCCTGGTCGTCCCGGTTCTTCACGAAGTCGCTCTTCAGCGAGTCCTCCAGCGTCTTGATGAAGTACACGCCGATCATCTGCATAGCGATCAGGATCAGGAGCACGTAGATAATAATGAGCTTCATCTGGATCGATTGAAAAAAACGGACGCCCTTCATCTCCCGCTCACTCCGTCTCCGTTTAGAAGCTGCCAGCATTCATTTTCGGGTTGCGCATCATGTAGCCCAGTCCCCGCCTCGTAATGATGTATTCCGGCCGGCTCGGGTCATCCTCGAGCTTCTCGCGCAGCCTCCGGATCGTCACATCCACCGTCCGCACGTCACCGAAGTATTCGAATCCCCATACCGCCTGAAGCAGATGCTCCCGCGTCATGACCTTGCCGCTGTTCTTCGCCATGTACTGCACAAGCTCGAACTCCCGGTGGGTCAGGTCAAGCGGAGCGCCGTCCTTGTACACCACGTACATGTCCGTATCGATGAACAGGCTCAGGATACGGATACCCTGCCGCTGCTCTTCTTCGGCTTCCTGCGCAGGTGCGGCCTGTGACTTGCTCTGGCGCCGCAGATGCGCCTTCACCCGGGCCAGGAGCTCCCGTGTGCCGAAGGGCTTCGTAACATAATCGTCGGCGCCGAGCTCCAGGCCCAGCACCTTGTCGATCTCGTTGTCCTTGGCCGTAAGCATGATGATCGGCGTGTTAAGCTTCTGCCGCACCTCCCGGCAGACATCCATGCCGTCCTTCACCGGCAGCATGAGATCGAGAAGAATCAAATCCGGCTCCTCCGCATACGCGAGATCCACGGCGGTTCCGCCGTCATATGCGCAGATGACCTCGTGCCCCTCTTTTTCGAGGTTGAACTTCAATATATCGGCAATCGGTTGTTCGTCGTCCACTACCAGAATTTTGGCCACTGTTCCGTCGTCACCGCCTATTTCCCAAACTCGTCTTCCTGCCCTGGAATGCGGCAGGCTATTCTATTATTTTACCATACTCGGGCACAAAAAGAGACACGGAAGCCGCAGTCCCCTGCTTCTTCCATGTCTCTATAATAGGGCTTGTGCCGCCCTCCCGATCTACAAATGGATATCCGGCTAGTCAGGTGTCTGCCCTCTTACCGGTTCAGGAACTTCAGCGGATTCTGCGGGCTCTCGTTCACCTGAATCTCAAAGTGCAGATGCACGCCCGTCGAATGGCCGGTGGAGCCCATATAGCCGATCTTCTCGCCCTTCTCGACGATCTGGCCGACCTCCACGTTAATCTCGCTGAGATGGCCGTATAGCGTCCGGTAACCGTTCAGGTGGTCGAGGATGATGCATTTGCCGTAGCCGTCCTTCGTGCCCGCGAAGACCACTTTGGCATTATCCGCCGCCATGATGTTGCGGTTGCCGGTCAGGTCGATCCCCTTGTGGAGAGCGCCCCAGCGCGTACCGAAGGTGCTTGTGATGTTGGCCGAAGCCACCGGCCAGGCGAACTTGCCTGTACCTTCGCCCTTGACGACCTTCGTGCCTTTTCTCTGCACCTCTTTGACCGGCTGCTTCACGATCTCTTCGCTAAGAAGGGTCTCGTTCTCGAGCATACCGTTGACCTTGGTGAGCTCGAAGGTTACCTTCTTCATGCCGTTCTGGCCCGGAGAGATGACTTCCACCGTACCCAGACGCATGCTGTCATCCTGCTGATACTCGATCTCATGCTGGATCTCCTGGCTTTCAACCACCTTCTCCACCGTCCGTACGGACAAGGCAGGCTGAAGGACGGTCAGGTCGAGCACCTGGCCCACTTTGATCATATCATCCGTTATGCTGGGGTTATTCTGATAGATGACCTGCTTCGGGATGCCGAACTGCTTGGCAATGCAGCCGACGCAGTCCCCTTCCTGCACCGTATATTTGGTCGGGGCCATATTGCCTGTCTCGAGCTTCGTCTGCAGCTCCTCCGGCTTCATCAGATCCTTCGGATCGATCTTGACCTCCTGGAATTCCACCTGCTCCACGAAATCCGCCTTCTGCAGCTCCGTCGATACCGGAACCGAGGAAGGAGCGGAGAGCACGGTCACTTTGCCCGGCTCTTTCTTACCGGCAACGGAAGCTACAGCCTTCTGCTTGATGTGCTCCAGCACCTGCTTCGCCGTCGCCTCGTCTTTGACGACGCCGGCCGGTTTGCCGTTGACGATGAGCTGTACCCCTACCGGATAGCTGCTGAAGTAGCCTTCCAGCTCCTTCAATACGCCCGCTTCATCGCCCTTGGGCTTGAAAGCCTTTTCAGCCTTAAATTCGATCTTCGGCTCGACGACGACCATCTTGGCTTCGCTTGTCGCCTTCGAGAGCTCTTCGCGCTTCGACTGCTTGAATGCTTCGACCTGCGACGGGTCCACCACCCTGCCGATCTCATCCCCGTTGGCGTAGACACGATAGGTATCGGCCATACCGGCCTCCACGTAAGAATGCCCGCCCCACACGACCGCAACCATGAATGCTGCAGCCGATACCGTCCGGAATACCATTCCTTTATGTACTACAACCGTTTTTTCTGTATGTGAAAGCGGAGTTCCCGCTTCTTGTCCATCTTCGGAGCCTGCTGCTGCGACCTCATCTGCAAGTACCATGCTGTCGGAGCGCTTCTCGGATCCTCTAAGCTTGTTCATCAGGTCCTTGAACCGTTCCATGCCCTTGAAAACGTTCATCTTCTTCTCCTTTTAAGCCGTTTTTTGCCGCACTCGACAATCAGCCGCAGGCTCTTGGCTCATACGTGAACCCCTGCGCTGTCTTCCTGACCCCTTCGTACGAAACTGCCGCGGCGCTGTTCTTTGCAAAGAACAATCTACCGTTTGGATAGAAGCCGGGCTCCCCGCCCACTCCAATCAGCTGCGCACAACAAAGAATC containing:
- the yycF gene encoding response regulator YycF, with product MAKILVVDDEQPIADILKFNLEKEGHEVICAYDGGTAVDLAYAEEPDLILLDLMLPVKDGMDVCREVRQKLNTPIIMLTAKDNEIDKVLGLELGADDYVTKPFGTRELLARVKAHLRRQSKSQAAPAQEAEEEQRQGIRILSLFIDTDMYVVYKDGAPLDLTHREFELVQYMAKNSGKVMTREHLLQAVWGFEYFGDVRTVDVTIRRLREKLEDDPSRPEYIITRRGLGYMMRNPKMNAGSF
- a CDS encoding peptidoglycan DD-metalloendopeptidase family protein, coding for MNVFKGMERFKDLMNKLRGSEKRSDSMVLADEVAAAGSEDGQEAGTPLSHTEKTVVVHKGMVFRTVSAAAFMVAVVWGGHSYVEAGMADTYRVYANGDEIGRVVDPSQVEAFKQSKREELSKATSEAKMVVVEPKIEFKAEKAFKPKGDEAGVLKELEGYFSSYPVGVQLIVNGKPAGVVKDEATAKQVLEHIKQKAVASVAGKKEPGKVTVLSAPSSVPVSTELQKADFVEQVEFQEVKIDPKDLMKPEELQTKLETGNMAPTKYTVQEGDCVGCIAKQFGIPKQVIYQNNPSITDDMIKVGQVLDLTVLQPALSVRTVEKVVESQEIQHEIEYQQDDSMRLGTVEVISPGQNGMKKVTFELTKVNGMLENETLLSEEIVKQPVKEVQRKGTKVVKGEGTGKFAWPVASANITSTFGTRWGALHKGIDLTGNRNIMAADNAKVVFAGTKDGYGKCIILDHLNGYRTLYGHLSEINVEVGQIVEKGEKIGYMGSTGHSTGVHLHFEIQVNESPQNPLKFLNR